In the genome of Xiphias gladius isolate SHS-SW01 ecotype Sanya breed wild chromosome 18, ASM1685928v1, whole genome shotgun sequence, the window aaatatgacatttaacattttgtgaaaacagGAAATCCTGTTGGGTTCTTTCAATTTGTGAACCCACATTCAATAGTTGCTCACAAGACACACCATGTCTCGGTACAGAAGGTCTCGGTGGATCTCCACAGGTCACAGAGGTTCATTTTCGAAGAAAAGATTCTTGCAAACTGGATTACAGCGAATTGACGTCAGTATTTCCGATGGCTTACTAAGATGGAACGTTGCGGTGAAGAGTTAGGCGTCTTTGTCGTCACTGGCGAGCAGCATAAAACTATTTCAGGAATTGCATATCAATGGGGAAATCCATTCTCTCAAACATAGCCagtaaaatgatattttttatttattagaaaaaaactccaataaacaataaacaacactATGACAACTTATACACTATTTTTAGGCAAAAATTTGCTTATATTCCAGCAACAGTATCCATTATCTAGGATGAAATTTTGGCCCTTTTGTCTAACTTGAAAGAAATCGATCAACTCAATATCTTTTCTTTGAATTGCAGTCTCTTCTCCAACGGTGGGAAAACCTTTTAAGTGCAGCTACTGTAGTCGCAGCTACAAACAACAGAGTACACTGGAGGAACATCTAGAGCGCTGCCATAGTTATCTGAAGAGTCTGGACCACCAGACAGCagtcaacacacagacagcacagGGTAACACATCACACCAACATGAAAATCACTAAATGTTATAGACAATAAGCCTGTAAGTTCCTACATGATTGTACATGCAAATATATGGACCAAAGCAAGTTAAACACATTTTGCACATAATGAGTTACCTTGTATATTGATTACTAGGGGCTTTCTGTTTGCAGGTGAAGAGTCAGTAAATATGGAGATAATTACTAAACCTGTGCTTCAGCCATCCAATGAAAAAATCCAGTTTTTGGACAGACTGGCTATTAGTATCACCAAACGCAAGAGGTCAACACCACAGAAGTTTTtgggtgagattttttttttttttttttaataatacaactttaaaaagagagtttacacacatacacattctattttttattcaatttcagTTATATTGCAATAATGATAAACTGTACTTTCAGCTCGTTAAGGGACTGTTAAAGTACAGAAATGATAAGAAACTGGTCTAGCATCATAAGAATGTTGTCTAATATCATCAGCTGTCCTGCAGTGCAAGTCAGCCAAATGTCAAGATGCTTTGGCCAATTTGGAGAGACTGGATTCATGTTGCACTATGACAATTGGCCATATGGAGCAGATGAGGTCAGTCCAGAAGACCCTCTATCTTAATCATTGTTTAATCACTGATACGTCCTTTTCATAGGTGAAAAGCACATGCACCTTGACCTACCTGAAGCACCTTATGAATTGTCTTCTGGCTCTGAGAAGGAGGGGGACCTCAGGAGTTCTCAGCCTGCTGGGGACTCTGCTGGGCTGGCTGTTTCACGCCTCCAAGGTGCCAGGGGTAGAGGTGAGAACCATGAGTCGCCTACACTGTCTCAGCTCCATCCTGCCTTCCTATCGGAGCTCCGCACAGTTATGGGCTCCATTAATAGCAACGTGACTCCTCAGGCCCACCGAGCAAAGGGTGGAGGTGGGCTGGCAGCAATGTCTCTTGGGCTGACTGGGCGGGAGGCAGGGGAAGGCCGTGTTGACCAGCCCTCGGCCCATAGCCATAACACCTCGCCCAATGGTTGTCCCGACtctacagacacagagagcacaGCAGAAGAGCAGAGCACAAGGGCTACAGCCCCGACAAGTACCTCCAACAACCACCACCTCCACTACCAAACCCCAGCACTGCCCCGCAGCCATCCCACTTCCAGCCCCAGCCAGGCCAAAGACTTGGACCCAGAGTGGGAGAGAGCTTGTCCTGTACCCTCCACCATAGTAAAGAGGAGCCCTGGCTCACCCCTTCCTTCCAGGGAGACTGTGCAGGTGTTAGACAGGGATGGTGGGCCTGTACGCTCCTTCCACTGCCGGCACTGCCGCATCCTCTTCCTGGACCATGTCATGTTTACCATCCACATGGGTTGTCACGGATTCCGCCAACCCTTCGAGTGCAACATCTGTGGCCACCGCAGCCAGGACCGCTACGAGTTCTCGTCTCACATCAGCCGTGGAGAGCACCAGGTGGCCTGAGCAGAGGAGCTCGTGGCTGGATGAGAAGAGGTGACTGCTGCTCTCTAAAGTTATGGGCTCACGTTTGTTCTGCACCAGATCAGTTGCTTTAAATCCCTAGTGTAAGTAAAAAGATTTGTGGTTTTAATGTGAGAATATCTATGAAACTAAAGCAGACACAAGTGAAGAATGTTTTCACCTCACCATTCAAAGTTTAGTGGAGGCAAATTACATTCTATGATTGATTGCACTCCCATATCAAATCATCTGGCAAAACTACAGGTTTTGCTCCAAAAGTGCCTTCTTGGGGGATTTCCTCTTAACGAAAGaaaaccgggggggggggggggattttgACTAGCCATCTTTTCCTAAGTGATTTAGTTAGCACTTTTGAGAGGTCATGCACACAGGCATTTAAGGAAAGCAAGGCATCTGCATTTTAAGAATTATATTTGGTATGCTTAGGATGTACTAAGACTTTTGCTTTTCTGGTTGAGAAGGGTAATTTGTGTAGAGTGTCAGTTAAGCTCAATATGCACTGAGAGCTTTCTGCCTCTGGGTTTGGGAGGAGCTTTTGTCACAGACGAAGCACAGAAAAGGACTGCCTTAACTCCTCCAGTAGTACGCTGCTGTAGGAATACATATTGTTTACAGCCTGGTTAAAAAGTGTGTGAAGTCACTTCAGAAGAGAGAATATTTACAGCTGCACAGTCAGAAGACTATCGGGACAAAGCAAAATCGTGAAGGAAGTGAACTTGAAAATATTCACCAGGGGGTGAAAGAGGCATTCAGGGCTCAGTTGTAAAATAGGTTTTTGGATGTTAAAGTCAGCCTCAGAAAACTGGTGCAGATCAGACCATGAgccatgtagtgtaaagcaagAGCCTGACGGAAATGGATCGGGGTGCTATACCTATACAGGATTGTACTTTTAGGTTCCCTGCTTATATATGAACATCTTTGCCGAAGCACTTGATGGCTTTccaaatttttttctgtgattgttcTACTGCACTGATAAATCGCATAATACTCACAATAACTGatcaactaatttgcaacactAGTGTATTTTTAACGGAGCCAGCCTTCTACAGAATGCCACAGCATTGCACTGGTTTTGTGGTCTACACTCAAGTTTGCTGCAATGTGTGATTAAGAGTTAAATATCAGTTcaactaaaataattattttggggttttgcTCTCAGCAGTTGAGGCTGAGATTTTAAACAATTTCCATAATGTAAGtgaattaacaaattaattattcaaaaattaattaacaaatcAGTTTGGATCTGTTCAGTTATCACTTGTGATTATCTATTTagtgttgtttgtttcagaCTTGGTGTATTTAATCAGCTATATTCCAAATCTTATCCAGCATATTCCTCAAGTCCATGAAATGTTACCTCCTGCTTCTTTATAGCACCCAAATACCTTATTGCTACAGTATGGTGAGTTATCTGATAATGTTAATATTGGGAACATGAATGAGACCAAACTCAGTATTCTTACTTGTTATTGTGGGTTTGCTGCTTCATAGTTTAACTTGATTTCCTTTAAGCGCAGGCAAAAATGTACTTGAaactgtttgagaaaaaaaagttatctaaAAATGCACTTGGTTTGATAAGtagagaaatgtgtgtgaatggaatATAGCATGTGTGcttgtcattttctgctttaACCTGAattgtgaattatttttgaaatgtgaagTAATTTTGAGAAGTGAAAATGAGGCATGGGTTTTTGTCTCCTTGTGTGGACTTTTCAATGTTATACAATATTTTGTGAATGATGTAACATGACAAAACACTTTACCTCAAAGTTAAACATGTACAACTGCCTCATTATTTCAAAAAGTCATGTTGCTTTCCAAGATGTTCTTGCAGTTACAAATGCGTGCCCCTCGATATTCTCAAGACTTTTTACTGTCAATAAAGCTAAGTTTATGGTAAAAGTGattttctctatattttttctccatatttttgcttttgagtcactgaaaatacatttcttaCTTTCTCCTGTGTGACAATACAAATAACAAGCAGACTAGAGAtgagaaattaaattatttatttaacaaagataacaatattaaaattcCACATTATTCAGGTTTTGCAGGGACTCAGGTAACGATACCCTATAGATATAGTGTTTTGACGTTATTCCTTTAACTGTCCTTTATAATCTCcagaaactgaatttgaatgaaCATTTTATAGTTGAGCAGAAATATGTAACACcggtttttcagatttttaatttgtacagCTATGTCCATCTGTCCGGGCCGGATTTTAGGATGTAAAGAATTTGACATTCGTGATCTGGGTAGCTGCCTGTAATCTGTACGTTACATTTAGTTACTAATTAGATAAAGGTCtacattatatattacattactATCTGCCTAAAGGAAGACCTGGAGACTAAAACCCCCATAATGATAAAAACTGGAGCAAAAATTCCACTGGCACTTAATGTGACTTAACAAGATTTGCACAAATTTCTGAACTCAAAGTTTCTACTGCACATAGCATACATAATTTCAACATTTAGgcttaacaataataatgaatggGTTTGCCATAGTAGGGGTTTGCCTCCCCTGGATTCATAATGTACGATTTAAAATCCTAATAATTCtatttgaaatgacaaaagctGATTATAGAGTATTGGAGGATGAAATAATGTGTGCATACAGCATTGCATGTGAGGATCACGGCTTTAACGTGCGGGATATTTCCCCACAGGGGCAACGTGTCTCATAGCTGCGTAGCACACAGAACATACAGAGACTGtaacataaaacataataaatacataaaataaaaatatgaaaaaaaatactaaaattgCCACTCAAACTACAAACCAGACAAACTGGAGACCAGAGCCATCCATTAATGACCCTCTCATTCAGCACCATGTTCACGTTTTAATTTAAGATTCATAAGATAAGATATGCTGATCAAATATTTGTCAGTGACACAAATGTCTGATAAAACACACTTACTACGatgctttcattttcacaccttattttccttgtttgaaacattttacatttctataaagaaagttgttttcattttagtgtcacagaaaaaaaaactacatataatatatatacagaaCATAAAGTATCACTGTAATAAATCTAAAATggtatttaaaatttttgcacTGTCCATAATGAATGTTAAGATCCAGAGATAAGCTGTGTGTTCCTTCTGAAAAGCACACTTGAAATGGTATGTATTAACACTGAATAGAGCCAATCTGAAAGttacactgttttatttttttcagaccttTGGGTCTGTGTGAGAGAcctttgtttcatctgtttcaggttagtttttgcctttttttcctctgtaggAAAAAATCCATTTTGGTTACTCCTACATACAAATTCCAGGCGCAattcaaaaagtacaaaaataaacccAACTCCTACCGTGAATGACAATGGTTACTTATCTACAATGAATAgatcagcagcaaaaacacctGTCTATATGAAAGCCAAATATGTCTAGATAACAGTATTCTTTCTTACTTGCACACGAAGCGAGCTGCAGACAAGTGTGAGCTTAAGTGCAACCATCACCAACCTGATGAAGGGAAGAGAGCCGAAAACATCTGGTGAATAAAGCTGAATGAtgggttttaattttgataGACAGCGTATTCTGACAATTTTCTAACCCTTGACTACATCTGCAATTCAAAACCACATATTAGTTCAGCGTGTCACAGATGtcttctttattatttttttttcaaatttgaagcCTTGATGTCAACAGCTCCTGAAAATACCACATGACCGTCCACACCCAAtgctctgcttctgttttgGTTTACCCTTTCTCAGGCTGGCTGTCAatgccttttaaaaataaatgatttgatGAAAGCGGGCTGCTGTGAAACAATGTAATGCACACAAGACCATGATGGCTACTTTGAGGGCTTGGCACAACTTGAGAAACGTACGCGCTTGTGGTATGTGCAGCTTTTACACTTCTGAGGAAATAATCTGCTTGCAATCCCTGTGCGAATATGCTGAGTTGCAGATGTGAATTTACAGTTACAAAGAATTGCTTACCACCTGTCTTCAACAGGAAGCATGCTCCTCTGATTGATTCTCTGAGTTATTTTTTTACGTTTTTTACTCACTTTACAGTACATCGCTAATACATTATAGCTGACTGTTTTCCtagtataatgtttttttttaaatatttaaatgcattttctcCTATTTTCAATATAGCcacagttttccttttatttcatcaaaTTTGTCAAATCTGCTTTACTTTTGTTTGATACTgcaattaaaagtaaaaaaaagattactttGAAAAGCCTTCCACATGGTGCATTCAGGTACTAGTGGGAAGATCAGACATCCAAGAATTCAAGTTGTTGCAGCAATCTTACCCAGCAGGAAAACATGCAGTCACGAACATGATGAAACGGATAATCCAAAGATTGAAGTTTCttgcattaaaattacattCCCTAGTTTGGGATGACAAAACTTTTCATTCACATACACGAACACAGAGGCTCAACTACAGTACATTACTACACAATGTTAATAACTTTGGTTGAAGGACATTAATTAAACATCAAGCCAATGAAAGCTTAAACACATCAATTAATTACTAACTAAACTAATGAAATAacttaattaactgattataaaactaaaaatgatgCATAAACAATTCTCATAGTCAATTAGCCATTTATGTCAAACGTTCACAGTTTAATCTTGTCAAATGTGAAGACCtgcatcttttctctgttttgtaaaTGGGATATTCGGGGGTTTTGGACAGCTGATCTGACAAATCAAGCATTCTCAACATGTCACCTTGGGCACCTCGACATTTTCATAggcattttcctttattttctggAGATTTTCTAGActagtcaatcaatcaattaatcaaagaACTAATACACTGatggaaataattgttggttgtaGCACTAAAATGAAAGTCTCAGAAAAATGACTTTATGGCTTGCTGCCACCTGAAACAAGTGGCTGCTAAAGTggaacatattaaaaaaatctagaaACCTCCTTGAAAAAAGTTGGCACTAATGTAAAAACTGTATGtgctttgtaatttaaaaaaagcagcttATCTTCAAACTTAACTTCAGGCAGATAAGAAGTTTAGTTTATATCTCTATTTTTATATCTCTATTTCTcatcaattaattaaaacagattACAGATGAATGAAGGGAGCCAAATTTTTTCTACAGCATGTTTCTGTGTCATCCACTTTGATGTGATGTGACTTTGACTGACATCACCACCTTTCTAAAGTGATGTTCTACAACCAACACAGGACAaggtgaattttattttactcactGGTGATCTGTCGTCTACAGTAATATCCAAAGgtttgggcaaattacatatttgctgactttttaagttaaaagaagtaaatacagcCCCCTGCAGCAAACTGACATTATAATGAGCCTTTCTTCGAATGTTAATGCGCTCTCACTTCTTATTTCACTTacacaaacttaaaaaatataaacaaattaaattaattgtgGCATTTGCAAATTTGGGCACCCTACTACATCAGTAGGTAATACCCACCGTTTGGCAGGCGTCACAGCTTGCAAACgttttttgtagcagctaaaaGAGTCTTTCTGTTGTTGGTTTAGGaattttcacccactcttcTTGCAGATCACctgctgagatatttttagtTCCGTCTTgaacacacagcatgtttaagatctacccacagattttgCAATAATattcaagtcaggggactgcttcagcttgtgtttcttgaagtagttcatggtggattttgaggtctgttttggatcattgtcctgttgtagaagccagcctcttttGGGTTTCACTTTTTTGACCGACTacaggacatttgcatccagacTTTGCTGACATTTATTGGAATCCattctttcctctgtctgtgtaaCGTTTCCTGTGTCACTGGGTGCCAAACAACCCCAAAGCTGAAAATTTCCACCCCCATGCTCAACAGTTGGCAAAGAGGGAGTCACTCAGTACTGACTTTGAAGGTTGCCCAAACCGTAGCACATGCCAGTTCGttcaatttgtttgtttttttttttttttttttttttaattcctgagattaaaagtaacagtgcaATAACATTTTGTAGAAAAAGGCTAATTTTAAGAAAGGccaatgtctgtttgctgcagaagTTGTAATTACttattttcacttaaaaaaaatcaactaaatatATACTTTGCCCTAGGGGGGGgcaaacttttgcatacagcTGTATCTTCCACTTAAATCTGCAATAGGCTGACGGGCAGCAACTCACCCGGACGAGGCCTCAGTGATGTCCCACACGTTGGCAGCGCCCACCATGTTCCTGACGATCATGACAGTAGTGCTTGGGCACTCTTGAAATCTCTTGGCCACAGGTGGTGCAGAGGAGAGCATGAACGCAAGGCCCACCGCCCGTTTTGACACGGCCGTTGGTTTCCATGGTCGCGCCCTCGGTTCCGGGTTTATTAGTTGAGATGGGATACAGGTACGTGAAGAGGTCACCCGGTATCTTGTCGCCAACGTTATGTCAGCAACCTTTGGTGAAGAATTTGTACACCAGTCACAGCTGCACACTGTCaacacagtgttttttattttttccggGTACCGCGTTTTATTCTTCTGTTGTCTGGTGTTtgttaaacaaaacattgtgaATTACAGCCATTGACTGAAGTAGGGGACCACATCTGCTCCACTAGCTAGCTAACTTTGCATACGTGATTTCAATTAAAACATCTGGCCCTTGATAAGATTTCATTTGTCAATCTCATATACTCTCTGAGTGGCTGTAGTTCAAACTAACTAGTTAACAAACTCATAGATATTATAAAGTCAGTTACCACATAAAACCTGCATATGCGTGTATAGGTTAATGTTATTAGCTTAACTTACCTTAGCATACCCAGCTAGTATAAACTGTTGCAGTTAGCTAACTGCCAACAGACTGGAGTTGAGCCGAGGCTTGCGGTAACCGTTACCGTACCGTTAATAACTGTTCATTTAACATTAGTAAAGGTTAAAATGGTTATATTATTGCAAAACGAGTCTTTTCATTAGCGCAATTTTGTATTTTCCGGTAGACTAACCTTAGTGTTATGCTTGTACTGGTCATGGATATCAGGATTTTAGCTTTGGACACTTAGCTACCTGATGCTTACTTAAACCCCATTATTCTTGGGCAAAATGAAGCTTGTTTGGTGAAAGTTGGTTGCTATTGGATTGTACCCATGTTTAACCggaatttggttttgtttgaatgtcaatgtaaatttaaacattGTAATTTTAACATAACGCCACTAGATGGCAGCCTTTTACAATTTCTAAGTCAGCACTTCTGGATGATACTGTCATTATTAGTTAAAACGTGCTTTCGTGCCTGAAGTACTGTCTTAAGGCAGCACTAATCAACATCCGCGATGACCTATGACTACACAGTAGTAGTGATAACACACAATGACTACCACACAAGGCCAGAAAAGTAAAGCGAGGATGCATTCAAAAACAATGCCATGAgtagtttttattcatcaattaacaaagtacagtaaacagaaaaaaaactaaatcaaatcagtatttggtcTGACCAccctttgctttttaaaaaaacaccagtTCTCCTAGGTAAATTTGTGCacagttttttcactttggacTTGGCAGGTCCGTTGTTCCTGTCTTTCATGTAATCACAGATTtactccatgatgctgagacCAGGGCTCTGTTGGGGCTGTACAATCCGCTGCAtgacttctttttcttcttgtcactGAAGATAGTTATTGGTGGCTTTAGCTTTGTGTTTTGGTATTTaaatgctgcagaatgaatttgggactgaTAAGACACCTCTCTGATGGTATTGCATGAAGGATAAGAAGCTAAACATCTACAGTGCCTAAACCTTTTGCACAGTACTTTATGTTTTTAGCTTAGTGCAGGCTCTTGCTGCATGTCTCCTCATACTCCATATGAAGGTTAATTTTGGAGACTTCTGTAATTTTGGGAACTGAAATTTTGGTTGATGTAGAATGTGTTCAGCAGtcacatttgatatgttttcaAACCTGAAATTTATTCATGTTGAACTAGTTGACTACAAGTTCTAGGGGTTTGAGGAAAGGTTTACTGGCTCATTAGTTAGCATTATTGTCTCAAGAAGGTCAAGAAGGTTTTGCATCAAAATTCCGGCGAGGCTGactgaggtgtgtttgtgtggagcaCCGTTTCCTCAGGACTAACTCATAAACAGTTGGAATAGGTCAAAAGCAAAGGTTGAATTTCCCACAgggataaataaatattatcCTTATCATTTCTTTTCCAGGGTCTCAGAGGAGTATACCAGAAAAACCCCTGAAAAACTTTCCATGCCCCGGCCATGCAAACACAAGTGAGTACTTACACACATTTTATACTTGGACTAATATGTGGACAAAACAGCGTACAATTCACCTGACTTAACATCTGCCCCCCGCCCCACAGTTCTTCATAAGCCAACTCATTCATCTGTCTTCCAAAAAGCAAATCGAATTATAATGAAACAAACTTGTTTATAACCCAGATAATTTCTGATGGAAACTTTCTGGCTGCTAGACAAATTTTTAGCTGGTAGCCTATCAATATCAGAACAATTATTCTATAAAGCTAACACACCCATTTGTCTTTTAGATGATCCAGATGCCAGAAAACTTTATGACTAGCAGCCAAGCAAAACAAAGATGTGTCCCCACATGCTTGCTGTTCAAAGATACTGCTCACTGCAGCTGTTCCCTGAATGAGAATCAATATGCATGTGATATTAGTTAATACACTTACTGTGTCATTTCAGTTATACAAagaatgcatttatttttcGGCAGCTGAGAGCCAACTAAGGACACGTTCAGGTGCACTCAGGGTGCAATTAATCTTTCAATATTATCCTCTGCAAGACAGCATTGAGGGTCCAGTGCGcttacagcatttttttgatTGTTGGAACATCCTAAATGATGACATTTACAGagcaattttcattatttaacttTGCACTTTGGATATTGCCCATGTCAACAGCATGCAGCATTTAATGTCActaaattaaacacatttgtacataaaatCACAGCACCTGCAACTTCTGCAACGTAACTTCATGTAGTCCGTGTATTACACTCACACAGTATTTATTTAAGGGTCAGAAGGAACTTTTTAGGCTGCAAAATGTATTGAAAGGCTTCTGGCACAGTTTGTAGGATAGCTCTTGCTCTGGAAGTGATTAGCCCTCAAAGCTTGAGTGAGTATATTGCAGAGAGACATGGGTGGGTGGGAGCAGTAtcgcatgtgtgtgttagcatgaGTGggacacagaaatgaaatgtgtgttttgagagAGCGCGAGAGAGGAAGACTGGGGCGGTTCTGTTATGCAAGCAGTTCTCAGTATGCATGTAGATTGGAAGATGTGTGGCTCCTGTGGTTGGCTGTCCCCTGTGTCACTGCCTTTAAAAAACAGTTGCCAAGAGAAACGTCTTCTTTACAGGCTTTGGCTGCCAGATGCTGAGGATAATGGATAGAACTGcagagggaaagatggagaggtGTGTGCAGCCAGCCACACAGACATGCAagttagcacacacacacatgcacatttgcaCACTTTGTGGGCAGGGATCCCCAATAATTCTGAAGTAAAGTGTGAATAATTAATCTTCAAGTCACTGTACAAGAACAACACGTACACACCGTGACACACAGGAGGTATTAGGCCTAGTAAGTCGTCTCACATTAAGTCGCCATGGATGAGCAAACGGTTTGGGCATACTTACAGATTCCAGAGGTGTCACATTTTGTGGACATGTGCAGGACACAATAGAAGAGAATAGTTGTGAATGTCTGTGCAGTTTTGAACCAACACATGGGGCGCCAGTGTGTGCGAATAGTGTGTCTGTGAGCGGGACAGCCAGTGACACAGGAATGTGTCATAGCCACTCAGCTCCTAAACTGCAGCAAATAAACATTCCTCTACTGCTGTGTCAGTGCTGAGCATTCGCCCACTGTTGCTGTAAAACACAGCTTGTAATTAAAACCAAGAACTGAgcatttctccttttgtttccAGCAGTATTAGTAGATTAGCGATAATGGCCCCCATGCCTTCAGAAATTTCTCAGTATTGTTTATTAACTGAAAGATGGCATGTTGTGGTCCAGATAATGTCAAGGTCAGAATCATCTTTATTGGTGACACACAATACAGATACAGTCATTTTGGCATGCTGCGGTTAGTCATATTTCACTGTGTAGCAAAAATGATCTCAGATCTAGGCGAATAAAACAATACACAGTTCTGCTCAAAAACATCATCGATTCAAATCAACTGTTAGACAGTTTCACAAAGATACATTTGAATGAAGAGAAGTGCTACAATTTAATATAGCCAGACACATATTGCTGCAATTAATCACTGAGTAGTCTGTCTGATTTGAATAAATGCAGGCTTCATTCCTGCTGACAGGTGAAATGATGCACAGGCTTATGTTGTGTCACATAGATTCCTCCAGTTTGGGCTCATATTTCATTCCGATCTCAGGGGTTGAAACGTTGCTGTGCTGTACCCATACATTGTCAGATGTCCGTAAACATATTCTACTGTTGGTTGCCCTTGCCCAAAGTCTTTCCCTGTCATTACAGCTCTGTTTACAGGACGACTTACAGTGTTTGCTAGCATAAGATCTCCCCTGGTATATACAGTGGTTTAAAGTCGCACTCTGACGCACAGTTTCCCAACTAAAATACTTGATTCCACTGGAACCAGTTTTGACATGTcactttatctgtttgttgTCACTTGTCTGGTCTTGCCAGGTTAATC includes:
- the ikzf4 gene encoding LOW QUALITY PROTEIN: zinc finger protein Eos (The sequence of the model RefSeq protein was modified relative to this genomic sequence to represent the inferred CDS: substituted 1 base at 1 genomic stop codon) — translated: MHSTITESRALLYNYSVCIPAWARKLFGIPRXRKKKKKKKNPGDAVVAWENKQLSRQLKRKTPIGRQESGERMNADECNGRSYAQGNGGESSTEQDFYGTLQGPSAISPNSQRSSPHRSLSANSIKVELCSDDESPGAPQTGNREAVRDHSRKDDRGEPMEEGNAEFAEAGRDRVSIYGEMASPNAASPGPIRLPNGKLQCEVCGMICIGPNVLMVHKRSHTGERPFQCNQCGASFTQKGNLLRHIKLHSGEKPFKCPTCNYACRRRDALAGHLRTHAVSSPTVGKPFKCSYCSRSYKQQSTLEEHLERCHSYLKSLDHQTAVNTQTAQGEESVNMEIITKPVLQPSNEKIQFLDRLAISITKRKRSTPQKFLGEKHMHLDLPEAPYELSSGSEKEGDLRSSQPAGDSAGLAVSRLQGARGRGENHESPTLSQLHPAFLSELRTVMGSINSNVTPQAHRAKGGGGLAAMSLGLTGREAGEGRVDQPSAHSHNTSPNGCPDSTDTESTAEEQSTRATAPTSTSNNHHLHYQTPALPRSHPTSSPSQAKDLDPEWERACPVPSTIVKRSPGSPLPSRETVQVLDRDGGPVRSFHCRHCRILFLDHVMFTIHMGCHGFRQPFECNICGHRSQDRYEFSSHISRGEHQVA